The genomic DNA AATTATTCCTCCTTCTTCTGGGCTAAAATAGAGAGTTTCTGGCTTTATTTTTTTTTGACAAAGAGTGCAATTATAAAGTTGGGGTTCGTATCCTAAAATAGAAAAAAAATTCCAAAAGAAATAATAATATAGCAGTGACAAAAGATTTTTACTTACCAGATTATTTAACTTCAAAAAAATATCATTTAATAATTCCCACAAATTTTCATCTTTTTCCTCACCTTTTAAAAAATCGTTTAGAATTTCAGCAATCAGGTTAGCAATTTTTAATCTTTCTAAATTCTTTCTTATATTTTTAAAATTATCAATTAAGGAAGTATCGGTTAAGGTTTTGTAAGTTTTCCCTTGAATAAACTCAATATCTGTTAAATAAAAAAGTTCAAGACCAGCTCTTAGTTTTGATTTAATCTTCCTTTCTCCCCTAGCTAAAAGTTCTAATTTACCAAAATCCCTTGTGAAGAAAGTAAAAACACGATCAGCTTCTCTTAAATCTTCTTTTTTTAGAATAATACCTTGGGTCCGATAGTGAATTGCCATTTTAAATTTCTCCTAGTTTCTTCAAAAATCTAATTTTTCGATCAATCTTTAACTTTTCATTAAAGGTTTTTGTCTTTTGCTTTGCCTCTTTTAAGTCCTTAAGGGCTTTTTTGTATTCTTTTTTCTCAATGTAGTGACCGTATTTCCTAAAAATTTCTTTTTCCATCGCCACTCTTTCTTTTTTTCTAAATAGCTTGCCACCAGAACCGGGAATA from Patescibacteria group bacterium includes the following:
- the recO gene encoding DNA repair protein RecO, with protein sequence MAIHYRTQGIILKKEDLREADRVFTFFTRDFGKLELLARGERKIKSKLRAGLELFYLTDIEFIQGKTYKTLTDTSLIDNFKNIRKNLERLKIANLIAEILNDFLKGEEKDENLWELLNDIFLKLNNLVSKNLLSLLYYYFFWNFFSILGYEPQLYNCTLCQKKIKPETLYFSPEEGGIICPHCFKKEKKIKKIDLNIVKILRLILKKDWNTLKRIKIERPFKKELKDVSENYLSLIKSSF